A region of uncultured Carboxylicivirga sp. DNA encodes the following proteins:
- a CDS encoding ammonium transporter yields MDANGALDILWVLIAGILVFFMQAGFAMVEAGFTRAKNVGNIIMKNFMDFSIGSLVFYVIGYSIMYGGEGAFFGAFDLFYDKPDDLHNLFFQTVFAATAATIVSGAMAERTKFSTYLVFSLIITMVIYPISGHWVWGGGWLSELGFHDFAGSTVVHSVGGWAALAGAWIIGPRIGKYNGKTNAIPGHNMVLGALGVFILWLGWFGFNPGSQLAISGDNAYAVALIVITTNLAAAAGAAATMFVTWFRYGKPDLSMTLNGALAGLVGITAGCDAVSPEGAIAIGVIAGIIVVFSIEFIDKVLKIDDPVGAVSVHGVTGAVGTLLVGFFATDGGVFYGGGFSLLGVQALGVLSIGAWSFGLGLILFTVLKYTMGLRVSEQEEREGLDIHEHGQSSYNY; encoded by the coding sequence ATGGACGCAAACGGAGCATTAGATATTCTATGGGTCTTAATCGCCGGTATTTTAGTCTTTTTTATGCAGGCTGGATTCGCTATGGTAGAAGCAGGTTTTACCAGAGCTAAAAACGTTGGTAACATTATCATGAAGAACTTCATGGACTTCTCAATAGGTTCATTGGTTTTTTATGTAATTGGATATAGCATTATGTACGGAGGCGAAGGAGCTTTCTTTGGTGCATTTGATTTATTTTATGACAAACCAGATGATTTACACAATTTATTCTTCCAAACAGTATTTGCCGCAACTGCAGCAACAATTGTTTCAGGAGCAATGGCTGAAAGAACTAAATTCAGCACATATCTTGTGTTTTCATTGATTATTACAATGGTAATTTATCCTATTTCAGGTCACTGGGTATGGGGTGGCGGATGGTTAAGCGAGCTTGGCTTCCACGATTTCGCCGGTTCAACTGTAGTACACTCTGTTGGTGGATGGGCTGCTTTAGCTGGAGCATGGATTATCGGTCCTCGTATTGGTAAATACAATGGCAAAACTAACGCTATACCTGGTCACAACATGGTATTAGGTGCTTTAGGTGTATTTATCCTATGGTTAGGATGGTTCGGATTTAACCCAGGATCACAGTTGGCTATTAGTGGTGATAATGCATACGCTGTTGCTTTAATCGTGATTACTACAAACCTGGCTGCTGCTGCTGGTGCTGCTGCAACAATGTTTGTAACCTGGTTCCGTTATGGTAAGCCTGATTTATCAATGACATTAAACGGTGCTTTGGCTGGTTTAGTTGGTATTACAGCTGGTTGTGATGCTGTATCACCTGAAGGAGCTATTGCAATTGGTGTTATTGCAGGTATTATTGTAGTATTCTCAATTGAATTTATTGATAAAGTATTAAAGATTGATGATCCTGTAGGTGCTGTTTCAGTACACGGTGTTACAGGTGCTGTTGGTACATTATTAGTAGGTTTCTTTGCTACTGATGGTGGTGTATTCTACGGTGGTGGATTCTCATTACTTGGAGTACAGGCCTTAGGTGTTCTTTCCATTGGTGCCTGGTCATTTGGTCTTGGATTGATCTTATTTACTGTTCTTAAATATACAATGGGTCTTCGAGTTTCTGAACAAGAAGAACGTGAAGGACTTGACATTCATGAGCATGGTCAAAGCTCATACAACTACTAG
- a CDS encoding aspartate kinase yields the protein MEKVVAKFGGSNLKRKEDIQKLVRVIKAYDRPMVIVVSAFYGITNHLIQSLAEVKKDESQIDVLKQFLREIKEESIFENFDDEEWRLQTMSKVEDRINQLGRYLTGVHYIGDVPEFVEDVVLSYGERLSSLVLTSILQANGIDAEEALPEDMPLITDGEFGNATVNFEASAESVQERLKEDKIYIVPGFYGVSPEGKVTLLGRGGSDYSAAAIARCLEAESLDVWKDVDGFMSADPKLVNNPKRIKSLSYSEAAELSYFGAGILHPRTVEPLKEVGIPINISNIDTFKSEIIPGTSICGSEEISESILKSVTYSNDFCILKLRGAGVGLKQGVLAKVTSALDNAGINIKSVITSQIVINVLVSVSDIRKAFKIVEELNLSAITEIITIDKVSTIAVVGEGMLEKPGISGKLFMALAQKSINVQMIISGASSVATYFIVSSNDREKAIAAIHDEFFK from the coding sequence ATGGAAAAAGTGGTTGCCAAATTTGGCGGATCTAACCTTAAACGCAAAGAAGATATCCAAAAACTTGTAAGAGTAATTAAAGCATATGACAGACCCATGGTCATTGTTGTTTCTGCTTTTTATGGAATTACAAACCACCTGATACAATCATTGGCAGAAGTTAAAAAGGATGAATCGCAAATAGACGTTCTGAAACAATTCCTCAGAGAAATTAAGGAAGAAAGTATATTTGAAAATTTCGATGATGAAGAATGGCGTCTTCAAACGATGTCAAAAGTTGAAGATCGCATTAATCAACTGGGAAGATATCTTACCGGAGTTCATTACATAGGAGATGTTCCGGAATTTGTTGAAGACGTAGTATTAAGCTATGGAGAGCGTTTAAGTTCATTGGTTCTTACCTCTATTCTCCAAGCCAATGGCATTGATGCTGAAGAGGCCCTTCCAGAAGATATGCCACTTATAACCGACGGTGAATTTGGAAATGCAACTGTCAATTTTGAAGCATCAGCAGAATCGGTTCAGGAAAGATTAAAAGAAGATAAGATTTACATTGTTCCCGGCTTTTATGGTGTTTCACCAGAAGGAAAAGTAACCTTATTAGGTCGTGGTGGCAGTGATTATTCAGCCGCTGCAATTGCACGTTGCCTGGAAGCTGAGTCATTGGATGTGTGGAAAGATGTGGATGGTTTTATGAGCGCCGATCCAAAATTGGTAAATAATCCGAAGCGTATTAAAAGCCTTTCGTATTCCGAAGCTGCAGAACTTTCATATTTTGGTGCTGGCATTTTACATCCCCGAACCGTTGAACCCCTGAAAGAAGTGGGAATACCCATTAATATAAGCAACATTGATACGTTCAAAAGCGAAATTATTCCGGGAACATCGATTTGTGGTTCAGAAGAAATAAGCGAAAGTATTTTAAAGAGTGTTACCTATAGTAACGACTTTTGCATTCTAAAGCTGAGAGGGGCAGGAGTTGGTTTGAAACAAGGTGTCCTGGCTAAAGTTACTTCGGCTCTGGATAACGCTGGTATTAATATTAAATCTGTGATTACCTCTCAAATAGTTATTAATGTATTAGTTTCTGTAAGTGATATCAGAAAAGCATTTAAAATAGTTGAGGAATTAAATCTTTCTGCCATTACCGAAATTATAACCATTGATAAGGTATCAACAATAGCCGTTGTTGGAGAGGGGATGTTGGAGAAACCGGGCATTTCAGGTAAACTGTTTATGGCGCTGGCTCAAAAAAGCATTAATGTTCAGATGATTATTTCAGGAGCATCATCAGTTGCAACTTATTTTATTGTATCATCCAATGATCGTGAAAAGGCAATTGCAGCTATTCACGATGAATTCTTTAAATAA
- a CDS encoding SDR family oxidoreductase, whose translation MKEKKISILGCGWLGFPLAIALVKDGWMVKGTSTSSEKMTRLKENSIEPYLIDLNRQPEFNDFLNSEILIINLPPRKLNDPLEQYQRLSSLIEKSPVQKVLFISSTSAYSNSNRIATEDDTNILPDNFNKTINFERIFQKLNKKVNIVRFAGLIGPQRHPGRFFVNGKSISEPNIPVNLIHLDDCISIIKLLLNTNEWNEIYNACADTHPSKLEFYTKASEKLGFPSPQVITSSDINEGKVVSNEKLKSQLNYQFHHPDLLSLLNKNCF comes from the coding sequence ATGAAAGAAAAAAAAATAAGTATTCTGGGTTGCGGATGGTTAGGGTTTCCTTTAGCTATCGCACTGGTAAAAGATGGTTGGATGGTTAAGGGTACATCAACATCATCAGAAAAAATGACTCGACTGAAAGAGAACAGTATTGAACCATACTTAATTGATTTAAATAGGCAACCAGAGTTTAATGATTTTCTCAATTCAGAGATTCTGATTATTAATCTACCTCCCAGAAAACTAAATGATCCTTTAGAGCAATACCAAAGATTAAGTTCATTAATAGAAAAAAGTCCTGTTCAAAAAGTCCTCTTTATCAGTTCTACATCGGCCTACAGTAATTCAAACCGCATTGCAACTGAGGATGACACCAACATACTACCCGATAATTTTAACAAAACCATCAACTTCGAGCGCATTTTTCAAAAACTAAATAAGAAGGTAAATATCGTAAGATTTGCAGGACTGATCGGTCCGCAACGACATCCTGGCCGATTCTTTGTAAATGGTAAAAGCATTTCAGAACCTAACATACCAGTTAACCTTATTCACCTTGACGACTGTATTTCCATCATTAAACTACTTCTCAATACAAATGAATGGAATGAGATCTACAATGCGTGTGCCGACACGCATCCTTCAAAATTGGAGTTTTACACAAAAGCATCAGAAAAACTAGGATTTCCTTCCCCTCAAGTAATTACATCGAGTGATATCAATGAAGGGAAAGTAGTAAGCAACGAAAAACTTAAATCCCAATTAAACTATCAGTTTCATCACCCCGATTTATTAAGCTTATTGAATAAAAATTGTTTTTAG
- a CDS encoding CHAD domain-containing protein: MKFKEEAKLQLNFSKLISSLKYKTDAMATYRFIIDNEEELGEGIQRVISEQLNYIKQQARIPVNIDLSTHEIRKSFKRLRAVLRLIRYDIGEELFLSENVKYKEFAARLSRLRDIHVIISYLANCFEAEELVIGEESFIRFIGYLNEQKEKELRLLADKGVMEDIIKHCKRQLKVVKEYPVQNLGPHTIHNGVIHAYKRCLDKIEDAQLRLDDEALHQLRKKVKYLYNQMLLMEAVWPEYFVTYSSSLSVAAELLGDDHNHAETIAIIEETPDQILDEDEKQSLIISLTNERRHITRDLWPLLGKIFAEDAVAFAKRVKSYWLISRE; encoded by the coding sequence ATGAAATTTAAAGAAGAAGCGAAATTGCAGTTGAATTTCAGCAAATTAATTAGTAGTTTGAAATATAAAACAGATGCTATGGCAACCTATCGATTTATAATAGACAACGAGGAAGAATTAGGGGAAGGAATTCAACGTGTTATTAGCGAACAATTGAATTATATAAAACAGCAGGCTCGTATTCCTGTTAATATTGATTTGTCAACGCATGAAATCAGAAAATCTTTCAAGCGTCTAAGGGCAGTGCTTCGATTGATTCGCTATGATATAGGTGAAGAACTTTTTCTTTCAGAAAATGTGAAATATAAAGAATTTGCAGCCCGTCTTTCGCGTTTGAGGGATATACATGTAATCATTTCGTATCTGGCTAATTGTTTCGAAGCCGAGGAATTGGTTATTGGGGAAGAAAGTTTTATTCGGTTTATTGGTTATTTAAATGAGCAAAAAGAAAAGGAATTAAGGTTGCTAGCGGATAAAGGTGTGATGGAGGACATAATTAAACATTGCAAGAGACAGTTGAAAGTTGTTAAAGAATATCCCGTTCAGAATCTCGGACCTCATACCATTCACAATGGTGTCATTCATGCTTACAAAAGATGTCTTGATAAGATTGAGGATGCTCAGTTAAGGCTGGATGATGAAGCTCTTCATCAATTACGGAAGAAGGTGAAATATTTGTACAATCAAATGCTATTGATGGAAGCTGTTTGGCCTGAATATTTCGTAACCTATTCCTCATCATTGAGTGTGGCTGCTGAATTATTGGGAGATGACCATAATCATGCTGAAACTATTGCTATTATTGAAGAAACACCTGATCAAATATTGGATGAAGATGAAAAGCAAAGTTTAATTATAAGTCTTACTAATGAAAGAAGACACATAACAAGAGATTTGTGGCCATTGTTAGGTAAAATATTCGCTGAAGATGCTGTTGCTTTTGCTAAGAGGGTAAAATCATATTGGTTGATAAGCAGAGAATAG
- the creD gene encoding cell envelope integrity protein CreD gives MEVKLKTTGTEQWYQTITFKLITVGILILVLLIPLSMVKSVIREREATDQQVETEIMQQWGGPQIISGPIMHVPVYYNSLDKDGHETKTKRWLHIMPDELNSQGYIEPNKKHRGIYETVIYNTNLSIKGNFDSLGKLNPDAGEVEWSKACISIAITDNRGIKGKVDFKINNQSYDPEAGMVTTDLATSGMTVKFPVSSEMLEQKIPFDIAINISGAKAISFNPIGKKTNINLSSTWKDPSFNGSFLPTESTISDDGFKAQWIITHLNRNFPQYWIGSKHSINEHQLGVELYVPVNHYQKSLRSAKYGILIICLTLLVFLFIELVKKKTIQLLQYLLVGLALVLFFSILTALSEFMGFTWAYLVASAAIISMVTLYSYGVLKDKVQAFWVAALLIILYAFLFVLLQLNDFAFLAGNIGLFVALAFIMKASTKLKSTNLTPSN, from the coding sequence ATGGAAGTAAAACTTAAAACAACAGGAACAGAGCAATGGTATCAAACCATTACTTTTAAACTAATTACAGTTGGCATACTGATACTGGTATTACTCATTCCCTTAAGCATGGTAAAATCTGTGATCCGTGAGAGAGAAGCCACAGATCAACAAGTAGAAACAGAGATAATGCAACAATGGGGAGGTCCGCAAATCATTTCTGGTCCGATTATGCATGTACCGGTTTACTACAATTCTTTAGATAAAGATGGTCATGAAACAAAAACCAAAAGATGGTTGCACATCATGCCGGATGAATTAAATTCACAAGGTTATATAGAACCCAATAAAAAGCACCGGGGAATTTACGAAACCGTTATTTACAACACGAATCTCTCAATCAAAGGTAATTTCGACTCATTGGGCAAACTCAACCCCGATGCAGGTGAAGTTGAATGGAGCAAAGCCTGTATATCAATTGCGATTACTGATAACAGAGGAATAAAAGGAAAGGTAGACTTTAAAATTAACAACCAATCATACGATCCTGAAGCAGGCATGGTAACTACCGATCTGGCTACTTCTGGAATGACAGTTAAGTTCCCTGTTTCAAGCGAAATGCTGGAACAAAAAATTCCATTCGACATTGCAATAAACATCAGTGGAGCAAAGGCTATTTCTTTCAATCCTATTGGAAAAAAGACAAATATCAATCTGTCATCAACATGGAAAGATCCAAGTTTCAACGGATCGTTCCTGCCTACCGAAAGCACTATTTCTGATGATGGTTTTAAAGCCCAATGGATCATCACTCATCTCAACCGCAATTTTCCGCAATATTGGATAGGTTCGAAACATTCAATCAACGAACATCAATTGGGTGTTGAACTATACGTTCCGGTAAATCATTATCAAAAATCATTACGATCAGCTAAATATGGAATTCTTATTATCTGCCTTACATTATTGGTTTTCCTTTTTATCGAATTGGTTAAAAAGAAAACAATCCAGCTTTTACAATATTTGCTGGTGGGTCTGGCTTTGGTGTTGTTTTTTTCTATCCTCACCGCGCTGAGCGAATTTATGGGCTTCACATGGGCATACCTGGTTGCATCTGCTGCAATCATTTCAATGGTAACGCTATATTCTTATGGAGTGTTGAAAGATAAGGTGCAGGCTTTTTGGGTAGCCGCATTATTAATTATTCTTTATGCATTCTTATTTGTTCTGCTACAACTAAACGACTTTGCATTCCTGGCTGGTAACATTGGATTGTTTGTAGCATTGGCATTTATCATGAAAGCTTCAACTAAACTAAAAAGCACTAATTTAACCCCTTCAAATTAG
- a CDS encoding transcriptional regulator, translating into MKEIIAGLNKNFENRVRLGIMSALMVNDVLDFNALKDLLGVTDGNLASHLKALETNELILVTKKFVGRKPNTTYSVTEFGKLSFKKHLAALEQLLGNT; encoded by the coding sequence ATGAAAGAGATTATAGCAGGATTAAATAAGAATTTTGAGAATCGGGTCAGATTAGGCATTATGTCTGCTCTGATGGTAAATGATGTACTCGATTTTAATGCCCTCAAAGACCTGCTGGGTGTGACGGATGGAAATTTAGCCAGTCACCTGAAGGCACTGGAAACAAACGAGCTAATTCTTGTAACAAAAAAATTTGTGGGTCGAAAACCCAATACAACATATAGTGTAACCGAGTTTGGAAAATTATCTTTTAAAAAACACTTGGCTGCCCTTGAACAACTATTAGGTAATACGTAA
- a CDS encoding ATP-binding cassette domain-containing protein: MMFLEAKKVVKQYAAHLALDHVDLEVPEGSIYGLLGPNGAGKTTLIRIINQITGPDSGEILINGQKLKPEDVHRIGYLPEERGLYKKMKVGEQAIYLARLKGLSRNDAIKKLKYWFEKFEIQAWWDKKVEELSKGMQQKIQFVVTILHDPKLLIFDEPFSGFDPINANLLKQEIIAQKEKGSTILFSTHNMGSVEEICDHITLINKSKTILTGQVDDIKQEYKDNLIKLDFTGDSDTLDKFLGGDYLIQNIIQNHRMNTAMVQMPKEGSINQMVSKIIDHVEIQGMQELLPSMNEIFIKVVEQSNQPNPVNE; this comes from the coding sequence ATGATGTTTTTAGAAGCTAAAAAGGTGGTAAAGCAGTATGCAGCTCACCTTGCTCTCGATCATGTTGATCTGGAAGTTCCCGAAGGTTCAATATACGGACTACTCGGTCCGAATGGAGCTGGAAAGACAACATTGATTCGAATAATTAATCAAATTACCGGACCTGATTCCGGTGAGATACTGATAAATGGGCAAAAATTAAAGCCCGAAGATGTTCACCGTATTGGGTATTTGCCCGAAGAACGTGGTTTATATAAAAAGATGAAAGTGGGTGAGCAGGCCATCTATCTTGCCCGCTTGAAAGGACTTTCGCGAAATGATGCAATCAAAAAATTAAAATATTGGTTTGAGAAATTTGAAATTCAGGCCTGGTGGGATAAAAAGGTAGAAGAGCTATCAAAAGGTATGCAGCAAAAGATTCAGTTTGTTGTTACTATTCTGCATGATCCAAAGCTGTTAATTTTTGATGAGCCATTTAGTGGATTTGATCCAATTAACGCCAATCTTCTTAAGCAGGAAATTATTGCTCAGAAAGAGAAGGGATCAACTATTCTTTTTAGTACTCATAATATGGGATCAGTGGAAGAAATCTGTGATCATATTACCTTGATCAATAAGTCGAAAACGATTCTAACCGGACAAGTTGATGATATCAAGCAAGAATACAAGGATAACCTGATCAAACTTGATTTTACAGGTGATTCAGATACATTGGATAAATTTTTGGGAGGAGATTATCTGATTCAAAATATTATTCAGAATCACAGAATGAACACTGCTATGGTTCAAATGCCAAAAGAGGGTTCCATTAATCAGATGGTTAGTAAGATCATTGACCATGTCGAGATTCAAGGAATGCAGGAATTATTACCGTCGATGAATGAGATTTTTATTAAGGTAGTGGAACAAAGTAATCAACCTAATCCCGTAAACGAATAG
- a CDS encoding ABC transporter permease yields MSKISLIIQREYLTRVRKKSFIVMSIIGPVLFGAMMVLPAWFSSMEDTTEKRIAIVDQTGEYAEQITDTEFLKFDWLQNSNQQQVASDYKEQGYYAYLFIEKDLLDHPDAVTIYSDAQITIDVKEHISRKLEQLLEQKKLASYNISGLDAIIKEVNNVKVKVKTIKLGEDGTEKESSQFITIMAALVFAMLVYFFVLLYGTQVMRGVLEEKTSRIVEVIVSSVKPFQLMMGKIVGIAMVALTQFAIWVVLTMMLYFGISAFVFDGGKVPTRMDSQIESVQALGDDSNSVEMTEFQKNFTDVTSKIKAINLVGILFAFVFYFIGGYLLYASLFAALGAALDSEADSQQFVMPVMMPLILSIYVAMAAFRNPAGDLAFWFSMIPFTSPIVMMARMPFEPPIWELILSMLILTGTFIFTTWFAGRIYRTGILMYGKKVSYGELWKWFKYSGK; encoded by the coding sequence ATGAGTAAAATTTCACTTATTATACAACGCGAGTATCTTACCAGGGTTCGTAAGAAGAGCTTTATTGTAATGAGTATTATTGGTCCTGTTTTATTTGGAGCAATGATGGTCTTGCCAGCTTGGTTTTCATCAATGGAAGATACTACTGAAAAAAGAATTGCCATTGTTGATCAGACAGGTGAGTATGCTGAGCAGATAACAGATACAGAATTTCTGAAATTCGACTGGTTACAAAATAGTAATCAGCAACAAGTGGCTTCTGATTATAAGGAGCAAGGTTATTATGCTTATCTGTTTATTGAAAAAGATTTGCTTGATCATCCTGATGCTGTAACCATTTATTCTGATGCTCAAATTACCATTGATGTGAAGGAGCATATCTCAAGAAAATTGGAGCAGTTACTCGAACAAAAAAAGCTGGCCAGTTATAATATAAGTGGGTTAGATGCCATTATTAAAGAAGTAAATAATGTAAAAGTTAAGGTGAAAACCATTAAGCTGGGTGAAGATGGAACAGAAAAAGAGAGTTCGCAGTTTATTACAATTATGGCGGCTCTGGTTTTTGCAATGCTGGTTTATTTCTTTGTACTTCTTTATGGTACACAGGTAATGCGTGGTGTTCTTGAAGAAAAAACAAGCCGCATTGTTGAGGTAATTGTTTCATCAGTGAAGCCTTTTCAGTTAATGATGGGTAAAATCGTTGGTATAGCAATGGTTGCCCTTACACAGTTTGCTATTTGGGTAGTGTTGACCATGATGCTTTATTTCGGAATTTCAGCTTTTGTATTTGATGGAGGTAAGGTTCCAACTCGAATGGATAGTCAGATTGAAAGTGTTCAGGCTTTAGGTGATGATAGTAATTCAGTAGAGATGACCGAATTTCAGAAAAACTTTACTGATGTTACCAGTAAAATTAAAGCCATCAATCTGGTTGGAATATTGTTCGCCTTTGTATTTTACTTCATTGGGGGATATTTGTTATATGCAAGTTTGTTTGCTGCTTTAGGAGCCGCCTTGGATAGCGAAGCCGATAGTCAGCAATTTGTCATGCCGGTGATGATGCCACTCATATTATCTATTTATGTGGCCATGGCAGCATTTAGAAATCCGGCTGGTGATTTAGCTTTCTGGTTTTCAATGATACCATTCACATCTCCAATAGTAATGATGGCTCGTATGCCTTTTGAGCCACCTATATGGGAACTAATATTATCAATGTTAATACTTACAGGTACTTTTATTTTTACAACCTGGTTTGCCGGACGTATTTATCGTACAGGTATTTTAATGTACGGAAAGAAAGTTTCGTATGGTGAACTTTGGAAGTGGTTTAAATATTCAGGAAAATAA
- a CDS encoding phosphatase: MRIAIFDLGTNTINLLIAEKNGQESYQILHESKYPAKLGKGGINDRRILPEAMDRGIAALKTHQITMEPYKVEKVVCIATAAIRSASNGQEFVQRAKDECGLDINVIDGQKEAQLIFDGVKQIVPIGEERVMILDIGGGSNEFIIANKDGVLWKHSFDLGMARLLDRFQPSDPISDEEIQAVESYIKDELTVLYEAFEKYPCDTLIGSSGSFDTIAGMIAAIHHPHLDMQKILTYHVPLQFVEELHFKFLKSTHAEREKMERMDLHRVEMIVLASIFINFIVREFKLKTFWQCAFALKEGTIYQILRNQL; encoded by the coding sequence ATGCGCATAGCAATATTTGACTTAGGAACCAATACAATCAATCTGCTCATTGCTGAAAAAAATGGGCAGGAATCATATCAGATATTACATGAAAGTAAATATCCTGCCAAGCTTGGTAAAGGCGGGATAAATGATCGCAGAATATTGCCTGAGGCTATGGATCGGGGCATTGCGGCACTAAAAACGCATCAGATTACAATGGAACCTTATAAGGTAGAAAAAGTGGTTTGTATCGCTACTGCTGCAATTCGCAGTGCCTCAAACGGACAGGAATTTGTTCAAAGGGCAAAGGACGAATGTGGTTTGGATATCAATGTGATTGATGGGCAAAAAGAGGCTCAATTAATTTTTGATGGTGTAAAGCAGATAGTGCCAATTGGAGAGGAGCGTGTGATGATACTTGATATTGGTGGCGGTTCCAATGAATTTATTATTGCTAATAAAGATGGTGTTCTTTGGAAGCATAGCTTTGATTTGGGAATGGCTCGATTGTTGGATCGTTTTCAACCCTCTGATCCCATTTCAGATGAAGAAATTCAAGCTGTAGAAAGCTATATAAAAGATGAACTGACAGTATTGTATGAGGCGTTTGAGAAATATCCCTGTGATACCTTAATTGGTTCATCTGGATCGTTTGATACCATTGCCGGAATGATTGCTGCTATTCATCATCCGCATTTGGATATGCAAAAAATACTGACTTATCATGTGCCGTTGCAATTTGTTGAAGAGTTACATTTTAAGTTTCTGAAATCAACTCATGCCGAACGTGAAAAAATGGAGCGGATGGATCTGCATCGGGTTGAAATGATTGTATTAGCAAGTATTTTTATTAACTTCATCGTTCGTGAGTTTAAATTAAAAACCTTCTGGCAATGTGCCTTTGCGCTTAAGGAAGGGACCATTTATCAGATATTACGAAACCAGTTATAA
- a CDS encoding sigma-54 dependent transcriptional regulator: protein MAKILVIDDQRSIRNTLKDILEYESHTVELAEHGEEGVEMYNANKYDVVLCDIKMPNMDGMEVLDKIINHENDAPVIMISGHGNIDTAVEAIKKGAYDFIEKPLDLNRLLVTIRNAIEKKDLVTETKVLKRKVSKTYEMIGESEPIAKVKDMIDKVAPTDARVLITGENGTGKELVARWLHEKSNRASMPFVEVNCAAIPSELIESELFGHEKGAFTSAHKQRKGKFEQANGGTIFLDEIGDMSLPAQAKVLRALQENIISRVGSDKDIKVDVRVLAATNKNLKEEISKGNFREDLYHRLSVILIHVPSLNDRKEDIPILTEHFNKLICAELGMPLKSFTDSAVDELKTINWTGNIREFRNVIERLIILGQNSITEEDVQSYARPM from the coding sequence ATGGCCAAAATATTAGTAATCGACGATCAGCGTAGTATTCGAAATACCCTTAAAGATATTCTGGAATACGAAAGTCACACCGTTGAGTTAGCAGAGCATGGAGAAGAAGGTGTTGAGATGTATAATGCCAATAAGTACGATGTTGTATTATGCGATATAAAAATGCCAAATATGGATGGCATGGAGGTGTTGGATAAGATCATCAATCATGAGAACGATGCACCTGTAATTATGATCTCGGGTCATGGTAATATTGATACAGCAGTGGAAGCGATCAAGAAAGGAGCTTACGATTTCATTGAAAAGCCTTTGGATCTTAATCGTTTACTGGTAACCATTCGTAATGCCATTGAGAAAAAAGACCTGGTAACTGAAACTAAAGTGCTGAAACGTAAGGTTAGTAAAACTTACGAGATGATCGGAGAATCAGAACCGATTGCCAAGGTGAAAGATATGATTGATAAAGTTGCACCAACCGATGCGCGTGTATTGATTACTGGTGAGAATGGAACCGGAAAAGAGTTGGTTGCCCGTTGGTTACACGAAAAAAGTAACCGTGCATCCATGCCATTTGTTGAGGTCAATTGCGCTGCTATTCCATCTGAGTTGATAGAAAGCGAGTTGTTTGGTCATGAAAAAGGGGCTTTTACATCTGCTCATAAGCAACGCAAAGGTAAATTTGAGCAAGCTAACGGCGGTACCATTTTTTTAGATGAGATAGGTGATATGAGTTTGCCTGCTCAGGCTAAAGTATTAAGGGCATTACAGGAAAATATCATTAGCCGAGTTGGTAGTGACAAGGATATCAAAGTTGATGTGAGAGTGCTGGCTGCAACCAATAAAAATCTAAAAGAAGAAATCTCGAAAGGTAATTTCAGGGAGGATCTGTATCATCGTTTAAGTGTGATTCTGATTCATGTACCATCATTAAACGATCGTAAAGAAGATATTCCAATACTGACAGAGCATTTTAACAAGCTTATTTGTGCTGAATTAGGAATGCCTTTAAAATCATTTACGGATAGTGCTGTTGATGAGTTAAAAACCATTAACTGGACGGGTAATATTCGTGAGTTTCGAAATGTAATTGAACGATTAATTATTCTTGGTCAAAACAGCATTACCGAAGAAGATGTGCAATCATATGCACGTCCAATGTAA